The following is a genomic window from Pseudomonas sp. FP2335.
GTATTGCTGGCGACTGTGCTCGCAGTCCCGGTGGGCTTGCTCGCCGCCTGGAAGCAAAACAGTGCGATGGACCTGGGCCTGGTGGCCACGGCAACGTTGTTGCTGTCGGTACCCAGCTTCTGGTTGGGGTTGTTGCTGCTGTATGTCTTCGGTATTCAATTGGGCTGGTTGCCGGTGATCGGGTACGTCGGCTTTGCCACTGACCCGATGAAAGCGCTGACCTATGTGGTGCTGCCGATCGTCACCCTGACGCTGGTGGAATTCGGGGCCATTGCCCGGATGGCACGGGCCAGCACCATTGAGGTGCTGCGCCTGGAGTACATCGCCCATGCCAGGGCCAAGGGGTTGTCGGAAGGTGCGGTGCTGTGCAGGCACGCCTTGCGCAACGCGTTTGCGCCGACCTGGACCTTGATTGGCCTGATCCTTGGCAACTTGCTCGGCGGCATTGCGGTGCTGGAAACGGTGTTCACCCTGCCAGGTATCGGCCGGTTGATGGTCGATGCGATTTTCTCCCGCGACTACCCGGTGTTGCAGGGTTGCCTGCTGCTGGTCACCTGTATCTACGTGTTGGTCAACCTGCTGGTGGATCTGCTGTATCCGCTGTTCGATCCAAGGGTGAAGCTATGAACCTCAAGACTCCTGCCTTGCCCCCCGTGGCGGCGATCACGCCTCGGCGGCGCCGGCGTTACCCGCCGCTGAACGCCCTGATCGGCGGCAGCCTGCTCGCGGCACTGGTGTTGCTGGCATTGCTCGGCGTGGTGTGGACACCTTACGACCCGCTCAAATTGGACCTGCTCTCACGCCTGCACGCACCGAGCGCCTTGCATTGGCTGGGCACCGACGAATTTGGCCGCGATGTGTTCAGCCGGCTGATCATCGGTGCGCGCACCAGCCTGTGGATCAGCCTGCTCTCGGTCAGCGTGGCGGTGATCTGCGGCACGCTGATCGGCATGCTCGCCGGTTACCTGCGCGGCTGGACCGACCGGCTGCTGATGATGCTCAACGATGCGTTGCTGGCATTCCCCGGCATCCTTATGGCCCTGGGCATCATGGCCATTGTCGGCGCCAGCCAGTACGGCATCGTGCTCGCCCTGGGTATCGCCTACACCCCTTCGGTGGTGCGGGTGGTACGTGGCAGCGTGCTGTCGCTGCGTGAGTTGGAGTTCATCGAGGCTTCGCGGGTGATCGGCAACTCCGAGCTGTACACCATGTTCCGTCACATCACCCCCAACTGTCTGGCGCCGCTGTGTGTGTTGGCCACCAGCATGTTTGGCTGGGCGTTGCTCTCGGAGAGTGCGCTGAGTTTCCTCGGCCTTGGGGTTCCACCGCCGGCCGCGACCTGGGGCAGCATGCTCTCGGCAAGCCGCACTTATATCTCGACGGCGCCTTGGCTGGGGATCTTCCCGGGCATCTTTATCAGCCTGACGCTGCTGGCTATCAATCTGTTCGGCGATGCCTTGCGTGATCGTCTCGACCCGCGCATGAGGAAATGAGCATGAGCGTTCCAGTGCCTTTACTGGCCGTTGAAAATCTACAGATTCGCGTCGGCGTGGACGGTCCGCTGGCCGTTGATGACTTCAGCTTCACCATGGCCCCCGGCGAAATCGTCGCACTGGTGGGCGAGTCGGGCAGCGGCAAGACCATGGCCGCGCGAGCTGCCATTGGCTTGCTGCCAGCACCGATGCAGGTGTGCGGTGG
Proteins encoded in this region:
- a CDS encoding ABC transporter permease; the protein is MFRFILHRLGMAVPTLLLISVIVFALIRLIPGDPALLMLGDMADPQSLADMRSSLGLDHSVVTQYLIWIKSVLSGDLGVSISSRQPVLELLLERFSVSATVVLVAVLLATVLAVPVGLLAAWKQNSAMDLGLVATATLLLSVPSFWLGLLLLYVFGIQLGWLPVIGYVGFATDPMKALTYVVLPIVTLTLVEFGAIARMARASTIEVLRLEYIAHARAKGLSEGAVLCRHALRNAFAPTWTLIGLILGNLLGGIAVLETVFTLPGIGRLMVDAIFSRDYPVLQGCLLLVTCIYVLVNLLVDLLYPLFDPRVKL
- a CDS encoding ABC transporter permease produces the protein MNLKTPALPPVAAITPRRRRRYPPLNALIGGSLLAALVLLALLGVVWTPYDPLKLDLLSRLHAPSALHWLGTDEFGRDVFSRLIIGARTSLWISLLSVSVAVICGTLIGMLAGYLRGWTDRLLMMLNDALLAFPGILMALGIMAIVGASQYGIVLALGIAYTPSVVRVVRGSVLSLRELEFIEASRVIGNSELYTMFRHITPNCLAPLCVLATSMFGWALLSESALSFLGLGVPPPAATWGSMLSASRTYISTAPWLGIFPGIFISLTLLAINLFGDALRDRLDPRMRK